TCGGGATCGTTGCTGGCGTGCAAGCCATGCTGCACCGAAGAATCTTTGAATTCATCGTTAAAGTCTCCACAGACGATGACATCGGCCTCGGGGTTAGATGTGGCAATTGCGCGGAATCGACCATAACAGGTTTCCGCATAGGTCATGCGATGGCTATCGGTATTCGCATTCACCCGGCTGGTCCAGTGCGCGGCGATAACCGTCAGATCGTAGCCGTTGACGTTGATATGCCCTTCAATCACCCGGCGATAACCATTCTTTCCCAGTTGCTGGGTGCGATTGGCATCCACGGGTAAGCGCGTCAGGATAGCCGGGCCGAAACGTCGGCCGGTGTTGTCCGGTTTAAAGAGAATATTTTTGTAGGCCAGATTCTTGAGCCCTTTTGCTTCCAGAGCGGCATTAACCGATTGCCGGAGGGCATCGACTGATCGTTCGCTTTCCACTTCGCACATGCAAAGAATGTCGGGGCCGACGCCTTGATTCATCATCATGATGGCTTCAGTCAAGTGTTTGACTTTCAGCTTGAACATATCGGGGTTCTTGGCATACCAGTTTTCCATTTCGTCGTGGCTTTTGGGATCGGCCTGATCATCGAAAAAGTTTTCCATGTTCCAGGTGCAGAACTGATAGACCTTGTAGTCGCCATCCCCGCCTCCGACCGCCGAGCTGTTACTGGTCGAATGATCGCCGTTGGAGATTTTTCCCAGGAATTGTTCGGGATTGCAGCCCACTATCGTGGCGCAAAGAGCTCCGAGGAATATCGGAAAACCGAAAAGAAATCCTACCCTGCTTTTGCAAATCAGCGCCCACATCCCTAAGCCTCCTGCTTATGGCGTGCCCCGTAACCCGACGAATGCAATCGCATCTTTGCCGAGTTTGAGCAAGTTCATCTGGACGGAATTTTTGACTTTGTGTATCGACTGGAGTGGTAACACCGAAGGAGGAATCTCAT
The genomic region above belongs to Telmatocola sphagniphila and contains:
- a CDS encoding endonuclease/exonuclease/phosphatase family protein; this encodes MWALICKSRVGFLFGFPIFLGALCATIVGCNPEQFLGKISNGDHSTSNSSAVGGGDGDYKVYQFCTWNMENFFDDQADPKSHDEMENWYAKNPDMFKLKVKHLTEAIMMMNQGVGPDILCMCEVESERSVDALRQSVNAALEAKGLKNLAYKNILFKPDNTGRRFGPAILTRLPVDANRTQQLGKNGYRRVIEGHINVNGYDLTVIAAHWTSRVNANTDSHRMTYAETCYGRFRAIATSNPEADVIVCGDFNDEFKDSSVQHGLHASNDPEEVIRGEAGDQLKLLDLSARFDGTGAIKGTIYGKGHWSTFDHICVSRGMLDGRGWVCDPKTTAIFAPKELRKTGKNSRGEPFPFGNPKTEGERGFSDHFAVNVQIRVQNFK